Sequence from the Paenibacillus riograndensis SBR5 genome:
ATTACGTCATCAGTGTAGTTATGGATTATTCGGTTATTTCCTCTGTAATCAAAGAGCAGCTGATCAATAATGTGACTACATCGATTATTCTGCTGGTAGTTTTTTTTGCGGCGAGCTATATCCTTGCGGGTATTGTTACCCGGCCGATTCAGCATATCCTGGCAAAAGTTAACGATGTGGCCCGGGGCAAATTTGAGCCTCCGCTTAAAGTGGATAGCCGTGATGAGCTGGGGCAGCTGGCACACCGTATCAATGCCATGACCTCCCATCTGCTGCAGCATACCAACCGGCTGGGACAGACGCTGGAAGAGAACCGCGCCGTCAAGGAACGGCTGGAATCGGTCATTAACGGCACTTCAGATGCCATTCATACCATGGACATGGACGGACGGATTCTCAGTACGAACCGGGCTTTCGAAGAGCTGTATGGCTGGAGTGCGGACGATGTGTCGGATAAGACGCCATACCTGGTGCCTGCCACGGCGCAGAAGCAGGAGGAAACCAGACTGAGGGAGCTGAAGAACGGAGCGGTTCTGCCGCCGCTGGAAACCATCAGGCTGAAGCGCGACGGCTCGCTCGTGGAAGTCAGCGTCAGCAGCTCGGTTATCCGTGACGAGGATGGCAATCCGCAGTCTTTTGTCCATGTCTCGCGTGATATGACGGAGCGCAACCGGATGGAGGAGCTGCTGAGACGCTCTGAGAAGCTGACTACGGTCGGCCAGCTTGCCGCCGGGGTTGCCCATGAGATCCGTAACCCGTTAACCACCCTGAGGGGATTTCTGCAGCTTCAACAGGAGAAGCAGATTCTGGTGCCGCTTCATATTGAACTTATGCTCTCGGAGCTGGAGCGGATTAACATGATCGTGAGTGAATTTTTGATCTTGGCCAAGCCGCAGGCCGTGCATTTTCAGCTTAGGGACGTCCGGCTCATTCTGGGTGATGTGATCTCTCTTCTGGACAGCCAGGCGCATCTGTTCGGCATTGAATTCGAGGCCCGGTTTTCCCAGCAGCCGGCAACGGTCCACTGTGAAGAAAACCAGCTGAAGCAGGTGTTTATCAACATTGTCAAAAATGCAATTGAGGCCATGCCTGACGGAGGCACAATTATACTGGAGCAACAAATCATTGACGGTACTGTAGTGATTGTCATCTCCGACGAGGGTGAAGGGGTTCCCGAGGAAATACTGCCGAAGTTAGGGGAGCCGTTCTTTACCAACAAGGAGACGGGAACGGGCCTTGGACTGATGGTCAGCCAGCGGATTATCCAATCCCATAAGGGGAGCCTGGAAATACACAGTGAATACGGGAGCGGTGCTCAG
This genomic interval carries:
- a CDS encoding ATP-binding protein, which codes for MSIKTKLSAIIFGSVLLILALNLTLNLHAARSNLRNESVKNMKMAARQIAVSVEQSSYSSNYVQHQIAQNLRLTAILASKELDPDIKNVKDAQLVALAHKLGVSNISLLVKTEDDVVVARSSDPGEIGLSTKGMGYWYVAFLELFAGQEVSVEQGQSFEHFWSGPFEYSTSNPKFIEKWGYYYDQKSNYIIDPYIRSTAVSDYVKIMNPDEIVRQSKEVNPGILEVTGINPKTFGVSTMLPDGSDPTNQKLRSRAIKYGTYIYGNVEEDKTAVMEALSSGSPLTLDTQALGKRVLKTFIPITQPGVEDYVISVVMDYSVISSVIKEQLINNVTTSIILLVVFFAASYILAGIVTRPIQHILAKVNDVARGKFEPPLKVDSRDELGQLAHRINAMTSHLLQHTNRLGQTLEENRAVKERLESVINGTSDAIHTMDMDGRILSTNRAFEELYGWSADDVSDKTPYLVPATAQKQEETRLRELKNGAVLPPLETIRLKRDGSLVEVSVSSSVIRDEDGNPQSFVHVSRDMTERNRMEELLRRSEKLTTVGQLAAGVAHEIRNPLTTLRGFLQLQQEKQILVPLHIELMLSELERINMIVSEFLILAKPQAVHFQLRDVRLILGDVISLLDSQAHLFGIEFEARFSQQPATVHCEENQLKQVFINIVKNAIEAMPDGGTIILEQQIIDGTVVIVISDEGEGVPEEILPKLGEPFFTNKETGTGLGLMVSQRIIQSHKGSLEIHSEYGSGAQVTIKLPEAGEHTPGQAMNEERSED